From the genome of Electrophorus electricus isolate fEleEle1 chromosome 14, fEleEle1.pri, whole genome shotgun sequence:
ttcaaaacaAGCAGCAGAAAGAGGGTGGGGGGACCATGACAGGCCACTTCAGACTGACTGCCTTTTGTCTCTTTAACAAATAAGCCGTCAAAGGCCTGTAAGAATAGTGCTGTCAGGAGCAGCTGgttttaacataattatttgAGCTGAATCGTAGGCCCTGACCGCTGTGCCACAGCGTGGTAAATCAAATGGTATTTCCCTGCCTCACTGACTCCAGGCGAATTTTTACGCTTTGCCTGATTCAGTTATACTCTCCCTGTGAACCTCTGGACTAGAGAACAGTgggtgcgctctctctctctctctctctctctctctctctctctctctctctgccttctaGTTTTGCTGCACAAATCAAGTGAAGGAGAAAAGATCGTGGCCAAGTTACTGTTATTGACAAAGCCTCTTGTGCAGAGAGCGGTACTACGGGAGGCTGCGGTGGAGATGCCTGCTATCAGATCTGATCGGCTGTTCTGTGCCAGATGAGCAGAGGCCATATTTTAGTTCTTATATAAACCGCAGGCTTATTTTTATCCACGAAAAAAAGCCAATAAATCCATGGTGATTTGCAAATGTCTTTCCAGTTaagcaaaaacatgaaacaaaaggGGATGCGAGCCGCGACTCTACGAGGGGAATGAAAATTGAGTTATTATTTTCACATGAATAACCAAATGATTACAGAGAAGATGAAAGGAGCGTTTGAATTTTTCTCTTGAAGTGTCAAATTTCGACACGTTTCAGCGCCGCCGTGCTGCGCATATTCATTTGGGCCGTGCGTGGATTGAGTGATCGGCTGTGGGGCAGGAACAATGGGAGCTGTTGTCGGGGCTGACTGCTTTTCCAGTGGCATGCCCAGCTCATCCGTCTGGTATGTTCTGTAATTTGAAAGCCCTCTCCAGATAATTGATTGTACATTGTACAAGGGAGaatacaggaaaaaaaggaattctCCATTTGAGGCAAAGCCTAGATAGGGTAAgatttgggggggtgggggcatgaCATTTCAGCCAAAGTTATAGATCTCAGATGTAAGAGAGGTTTTGAGAGGCAGATGCTGGGATTTGTCTCATGTATCCCATGTCAGTGGAATATAATCAGGGCATGTACAAATATAGGCATGCTTCTCTGGTAAGAAGCAGAGCATTGTCAGCACTGATAATTCAGTCCTTCCTCAGGCACCAAAGACAATCAGGGCTATTGAGTGATACATGCCTTTCCAACCGGCAGTCACACCCCATTACGACTGTGTAATCTTGGCTGTTACTCACCAGCCTCTAAGACCCCCATTCGGCATTGTATTAAGGGCACGTCGGAGCAAAGCCCCTCGGGCCGGAGACTCGCTGATCCTGAAGGTCAGGGGTGATCGGCCTCACAATGCCTAACGGGTGCTCACCCTTCTGCTCAGCAGAATAGACTTACAAAACGGTGTGAGTGTATTCAGCGCCACTCCATCTGATAGAGTGCCATAAGAACTGTGCAGAAGTATGTGCGAAATTGGACACCAGATAAgggtttctttccttttccacaTCAACGAGCAGTACCTGCTGTCGGGGCATGGCGGAACGCGATACGCGCACAGGCTGTTATTCGCAAGTGGTTGCGTATTTATCTGGGCTGAGTAGGCGAACGTATTCAAAGAGATGAGCCAGCATTTTTCCTGACATGCACGCGTTTCACCCGCCGACACCGTTAATGAGCGGGAGGAGCCAGGCCTCCGTGGGCGCATGTTGTACCACAGACCTGCTAGTACAACACACTACGCACGTCTGGGGTTTGCCCGCCCTGCACTGCCTGGACAGAGGCGTGGCACAGTCACCTGTGCACATCTGCTGTCGCTGCCACTCTGAGCAGCTCCGTGTAAACATCTGACTGTTTCCTTCCTTATACAGCATTTCTCTCATTTTGGATCTTCTCTGTTTACAAGTGAAATGGAGGAGGTGGCAGAGCTGCTTTATGCAACCTCACCTTATATTCCATTTATagagagtgtttttttttttaagttaaactCTAGAGGAGTGCACTCCAGAGGCTAGCCTTGTCGTGTCAGTTAAACATTCAGCTGTACAGTCGACAATCAGGCTATCCTTCAGCTGGCAAGGATTCACACAACTTGTTTGAACCTTTTGAGGCCATAGATGTCATCTGTTTGTAAATTGAACTCACGTTTTGTTCCTGGTGTTGGCCACAAGGGAGTGGATTGTGCCGAGTTCATCCCTCGTGGAGGGCCTCTGTTGAGAGGTAATTTGTGAGAAATCCACGGTGAACCTGCATGAATTTGCATAAAGAGTACAGTATGGCTAGATCGCGCAGTGCTGCAGCACAAAGCTCGGTGATTAAACAGCTTTTTGTCtccgtgcatgtctgtgtctccAGGGTGTGGAGGACGTAGAGGACAAGGAGCAGCCCCAGGAGGAAGGGCTGGCAAAGCAAGCGACACAGAGGCCCCAGCTTCCCGTGCAGCGGGAGGCCGAGGTGAGGAGTCCAGCCGCAGAAGACGGAGGCGATGTCCCACTGGTCatcaaggaggaggaggagaaaccaGCACTCCAGAAAGCTTCCTGGGACGGTGGCCCACACGAACCAGTCCATAGAAGCAAGCACGCATCACTTCCGCAGGACGGCACGCCACTCAAATCAGAGGACTCAGAGGTGTTTCCTGTCGCTGCCTCGATGCCACTTCGCCACTCGAACCCCCGCCCTCACGCACAGGACCAATGGCAGCATGGGACGCCAGAGTACAAGGCACCTGCACATACCCTGGGGAACACTGAACAAGCTGCCACAAACGACAGCCAGAACCACGTGGGAATGGTGCTGCCCACTCCAAAGCAAAGACCCCCACAGCCCATCTCTGTGCCAGAGGTCCCAACAGAAAGGGCTGAGCTCCCCACCAAAGAGGAGACTTTCAGCTATCACCCACTGCTCTATCCTCGGGGCAACCCTGGCATCATGTCTCCCCTAGCCAAGAAGAAGATGCTGTCCCAGGTCAGTGGCACCAGCATGCCTAGTAGTTTCCCCTACGGTCCTCCACCCCCATTAGTCAACAAAAAGGTGTCAAGCAGAAGCACGGAGGAAACAGCTGCTGGGCAACTGGGCCCTGAGGTCCCTCCCACCGCAAACGAGGCGAATGTGGTGATCAAGCGTCCATCCGTCATCCAGCATGCTCAGAGCTTCAAGCCTCGAGGCAGCGAGGACAAAAAGCCTTCTGTGGAGCCCACCCAGAGGGaggtgggtggtgagggggaGTCGTACCCTTCAGAACACCCCCAGAACCAGCCACTCCACCAGCCCCAGCCGAGCACCACAGCAGAGTCCTACATGACGAGAGCCAACTCTCACTCCAGCATGGAGAAGTCTGTACAGATACCTCGTCCTGGGCAGGCACCTAGCTTCCTCAGTGACTTCTACTCCTCTCCACACCTGCACAGCCTCTATAGACAGACTGAACACCATCTGAGCAAGGAGCAGCTGAGCAAGTATCTGAACAGAGAGACTTACCCACGGGACTGTGAGACCGCACATGGTTTCTCCCAAAACCAGCACCCTGACAGCGGAAGCCTGACTTACTGCGCCCGTTTGAACCAGAAAGAAAAGGGCCCTCCCATTGAAAGGGTGACAGAGGAGCAACCAACAGACCTGAGCCTCCCAAAACCCACTCCACACAAATTGCCCCACTCCACCTCATCTCTCTGTGGCCTCCAACATTCCATGATGCAACAGGATGTTAAAAGCACTCCTCTGTTCCAGGCTGGCAACAATCAAAGCTCAACCCTGGACTACCACCCCAGAGCCTGCCGTGTCCCTCCAATGACTGTTTCCACTCCCAAGAAGGTGGTGGAACCCCCATCCAAAGCACACAATGTCCGAGGAGAAGAGACAATGAGCTTCAAGATAGAGGAGATGGCTCGGCCCATCCTGAGCAGCAAAAGCAGCCCGCAGAACGTCGGCGCCGCACGGCCTCTGAAGAGGAGCCTGGAGGAGCTGGAAAACGGACACACGGAGAAGAAGATCCGGGCCGTGACGCCCATGCACTGCTCCACGCCGAGAGATGTTGTGGTGAAGGTGCGGACCCCAGAGCCCGATAACGAGTCGATGAAGCCGGCAGAGCCGGCCCACGCCGTGCACATCAACAGCTACGTGGCCGAGGGACACAAGTTCCCACTGCACTCGCCCATCTTCCCAGGGCTGTATCCCGGGGCTTTTGTATCTCAGGTACAGGACATGTGTGACAGCCTGAGCCCCCACGTCCCCCCTGGTTACTCTCATCCACTGCAGTACTTGAAGAACCAGAGTGTCCTTTCGCCACTCATGCCCCCCTTCGCCATTCATTCCATAATGATGCAGAGACAGTTGCTGGCCCAGGCGGCCAATCCAGCCCACCTGTACAGACACCCGATGGGGACATCGTATGGGGACATTCTCCACCATGGCCTCTACCCCATGTCAGCCCTTAACCCCCAAGCTCCTTTCAGCCCCCCTCAGCTCTCCTCGGTTCATCCTAGCACCAAACTTTCCTAGACTGAGTAGCCAGACATGCCGCTAGCTGGAGAGGCTTAGCAGACACTCCAGACTCACACCCAAATGGTCCCTCTTCCCAGGAAGCATGACCATGCTGTCTACCACACGGCTAGCATTGTTCTCTAGACACTTTGAAAagaagtctgtttctgtttttttgtctcttctTTTGCCACTTAATTTTAGGATTTGCACATTTCTTTGAACATGGTCCATCTGATTGTGTCTTGTTCCCAACACGTTGTTTGCAGTTGTCTGTTGTCTGGTTTCTCTAAGTGTTGCCTTGGCATGAGCACTGAAGTTAGTGAAGGGTATTATGTCCCGATGGAGGAGAAGCAGCTCTCACTGAACTTCCAGGGTGCTCAAAGGATATAAACAAGGCGGGTGACAAATCAAATCAATGCAATCGTAGCAATGCTATTTCAATCAATCTGCAGAACTCCGGTTTGAAACACTATCAGAACATAATGCAGGAGTGCTGCCTGGTGAACTGTTGTACTTTTTACATATTAATCCTTACTGTGCATCTTTTTTATGTATCAGTGTGGTAGTATAGTGTGTTCATATTTCAAGCCTGCAAGGGTTAAACTAGTAACATCTGAAATTTTGTTTCATCCACAAGAATCACAAGAGATCAGAACATTGCAGTTTGTTGTGTTACACAgttacatgtaaataaaactaACTAAGCTTTCCTTGAAAGAATCTTAAACTTTGACGATAAAATGTGAGTTAGGTTTCACACGCTTTTCTGACCACCATCCACTGACATCCCCTTCGGTTCCTCTCAGTCAGTGAAGCTCCTCCTGTTTGCCAGGGCAATGTGGAATGTGTTTGTCAAATGTAGGGCTGAGGTGTTTGTACATAACCTTAGCTAACTGAAAACACTTTGTGTCATATTCACTGGCTACTGTAATTTCTGGCTGCGCTGAACCGTGAGTTCCAGTACGGGATTGGAAGGCTTTGCTTGTGACGGGATGAATTTCCACATCCGGGACTACTCTCTCATGTCAGAAAGTGGCTTTTGTCTTTACAGGCATACCCTTGTGATCACAGTTTACTCAGAGGAATTCCTTTCAGGAGATTTACCCAAGTTTAAGACCAGGGATGCAGGGATGGTGTGGAGGGGAATTTTAGAAGCACTTAGTGAAGCACACACATAAGACCCCTGCTGACTGTTTCTTCTGAAAGTTGTATAGCAGTGGTTGTCCAAAgttgtttaaaatatgtttggaaaaaaaaactgtattgGCAGTGGTCCGTTCATAACAATTCTGTGTTAAATGATGTGTAACACAAGAAAATAGTTATcagtagaaaaaaatatataatttctttGCACAAAGGATTTTGGAAAAGTACCAACATAATTTGAAAGTGACACAATCTTCCTAGGGGTAATCaattttttgtatgtattagTAGGAGAAATTAAACTTAAAATTTCAAGAAATGTATTTGCTCCAACAGTGTTTGGAGTAGCACTCAAGGTTgctatgtaacatttttaataagaaataaaCGTTTTTATAACTTAAGAAAGTCTATCCTTTATCCAGTCCTGCTGTGTGTTGGCTGTAGGGATGGGCGAACTAAATATTTTCCATTATCAAGATGATAACAATATGACatcaaaatatgacaaaaaaaattatctttTATATGCTCTTAAAAACTAATAACTCGTAATAAATCTTAACTTTCAAAGTTAAAACATGAACGTGAGCAAATTGCAGTAGGAAATcttgttttattgcattttgttGTGCAAATGGATGTTTACACTTGAGGTATCTGTGCAAGCATGGAACAAAAGTAGAGGTATTTAAtcagatgttttaaataaactcaaGAACttggaaacatttaaataattactgttatgttttaatgtttaattactGTAATGCAACTTATTTCCCTGAATTCAAAAAGTGTGTTTTTCCATCAGAATAAAGTATTACTTGGACAGGATTAGTTTTCCAGACATTATGTCTGCAAGTAATTTTACAGAGAAGGAAGTGACTACCGGTTCTTTATTTAAGATCAGAGGTGGCTACTCAACTTTGCATTGCagatacacatttacatttacagcatttagctaacgcttttatccaaacacaacttgagcaattgagggttggggtcttgctcagggccccaacagtggcagcttggcagtggtggggcttgaactggcaaccttctgattattagatGAGTAGCCCCACACAAAAACTCACGACTGGTCAAAACATACcttcatgaaaaataaatgaaacataattTATCTGGACTGTTATTAACCAGCAGAACTGTCAATGCAAAATGTTGATATTTTGAATATCAGTAGGCTACATATATGTGGTAGAAATTACCTAAAGCGCCCAGAAGTGTTGCTCCTGAGAAAAGGACTTTGGCAAGTAAACGCCAAAGCATATAACACAAGTAAAGCGAGAAAACTCATTTTCCGCAAGATGTGAGAAATATTTACTCACATGGCAATTTGCTGGGGATTAGAATGACCTGGGGTTATATTTATCAGTCTTTTTATAGCAGGTAAAAGGCACCAGAAGCTTCCCTGATGCGGGAGCACACAGTCTGTAAAAATGACTGGCATGATGGATTTGGATGCAACTAAAGTCACTGAGGAATGTGAGTAATAATTGCGTTACCCCACCTCTCTGTGTAAAACTAATCCTGTCCGAATAGGGCTGGCTGTGAGAATTATTTCAGCGCCGTGTTAAACGCTTTGGCTTGTGCATCCCTAACTAGCATGTCCCCTTTCACCTGCTCATACTTGCAGGCATGTGTGGTTTTCAAGTGGTAAAACAGATTACTGGTGTTTCTACCTTCAGCAAATACAGAGCAGTTTGCTGGCCATGGTTAGAATATTTGAGTCCAAACCAGTTCCAAATGACCATCCAGCCTCCTCTTTGGTTGGCTGTTGAGGTCAGCTGACATCTCCCTCTGCATTCTGCTTGGTTTTACAGCAAAATAATGTTGATCATCGGACTTAGCAAAGCCAAGTTCCACGTGTTGGTATTGTAACACATGCATTTGgtccagcacagagagagagaggctacaTGGAAGCACTGAACCAATCTGCCTACCACATTATCGCAAATATCTAAACGTAAAGCTTGAACCTTTTGCTTCTAATAACAAATGACATTGAGGgcctttgttttgcttttcttttgttttctttgcatttgcCAGTTGCAGCTATTCGGGTtcgtgtttgttttgtctcatgAGCTGGGCTGTTTGTAATTCGCCATTTTTTAGTTTGTCACAGTAGCCATGACATGGCAAAATCTATATGGCAGCACGTCATACCATGACATGAAGGTCATGTATGATGAAGTTTAATACCGGTATACCGCCCAACCTAAGTTGGCTAGAATCAAATAATGTtctttcaaaacacaaatacaacccaGCAGCCACAGAACTGATACAGAACTGTGTCTGTCCTACTAATCTCATGACTTTCATaactttctcttcctttttttttctttgaaagtGATAATATATGCTGTATGTGGTACTTGATTTACATAAAATAGACTTCACAGAAGGGTGAGGGAGGCCTATTTAAGGTTGTTATTTTTCTAAAGCGACTGCAGGAGGGAAAAGTCACCCCTGGCTTGAtactgtacacacccacacacagaaaaggcCGTGTACTAGAGCACATCTGCTCCAGTTTACCATCTACATTATAAGTGTAATGAGCGCTGGGAATTTCGAGGCCCCATAATTAGAATGTTTGTCTGGAGCACTTTAAGTACCTCTTTCAGTGTTAGATTGTCACAGCCAGCTGCGCTGTGGAGGTTAGAGTTCAGAGTTTGGCTGTTATGgttgttgttttattcttttcttttcttaaagtacagtaaaaTTACTCAAGTAAAATGGCTGACCATACTCTAATATTTAATAGACCTTTATACTTACTATCAATGACCTGCTCcatgaaattatattttaagaAGCACTGGGCAAGCTCTCGATGCATTAAGTTATTTGAGTGTTTAACATTCTTTAGGTCATGTATTTTAACTGTCGTCGTTTTAGCCACCCTGCTATTTTTTCTGATCCACTCCATATTTAATCAAATCATCTACCACGTGTGAGTTGTAAAGCAGACGTTTCAGTGTATTAAAACAAGTGTGGCTAGGCCGCAGCGAATATTCAAGTGTAGCCTACACTTAAAGTACTTTTAATAATACACTCAATATTTTCAGAAAAACATGTCAACCTTGAAAGTGcacttcattaaaatgtaaaacacccCGCAAATGTTTTCCTTGCGTTTgatgctccctctagtggttgAATCAAATTTAGTCAGAGGATCAACAACTTAATTACAGGCTGCTTTGCAGTGCGAGTTTGGATTTAAGAGGCCCAGAAAGGCTTTTTGAGACTAAGCAACCCCAAGGAACGGAGCTCTGTGACGCGTCACATTGCACTACGAACCGATTAGCCTGCCGATTTATTTAGCAGCAGCGTTACACAACCTCGAAAACAGCATATTTATACGAGTATACTGCAGGCCCGCAGCCACGGCGCGCTAAATAGCTGTTTAGCGGTTTCTTGCATTCACAGGACGACACTCAGACAAGAGCCACACCATAGCTGCTTCCTGCCTTTCAATGTTCTCGtgattaaaatatacatttgttgTGCAACGGGTGGAAATAACTCTTTCCTGCCCTGCATCACAGATCTTCCGGAGAGGAACTCTCGATTCATATTTATCCAGCACTTCCGTTGACCTGTAAATAGCTTCATACGTGTCGATTATTCGCGATTAATCCATATACACCTAACCCCGCTGTTTTCATGGGATCGCAgatttatttgtgcattttctgATGAACACCATCGTTCAATAACGCTGAAAACTTAACGGTATCGCTGTCTGGTCCTGCCTACACCTTACTGAAGAcccatttaaaatgtaacaatttaTTGACCCGAAAATCAAATGTAGAATTATTCGTTAAATCTAGTGGGAGCGTGCGTAAAACCACCCAAACAGACATTCCTACTAGACAGAAGGCCGTTACTCTGCAACAACGAAAACAACTTTGCACTGGAAATGTTAAAACCAGAAGACAACATGTTGTCTGACAACTCCATTCCAGGAGCTTTCAAGAAAGTATGAGACCTTGAGTGCAGCGATCCCTAGAGGTAAACAGGAGACACTGCACGCACTGACAGCCCTGCAAATATCCCATTACACGCCCTCTGGGGGAGAACAGGAAAGCGTCCAAAAGCTGCATATTTTTAGCCAGTGAAGTCATTCATTAACTAGCAGCATGTTTCTGCAGGGAGGCAGAAACAGTTgaatgaaacataaaaacaaccaCAGCGGGTCtgctaaaaacataaaaatgtaagtcAGTCACATGTTATATATCCATTATAAATCACTGTGTAATTGTTATATAAATTACAGAACAAGCCGTTTTCCTGAAAACGCAATTTCCCCTATCAATTATAAAgaagtccgtgtgtgtgttcacgttaTTGCTGGAGGAATTCAAGATTACTGAAATCCCAGGTGGAATTTGCTTCGCTTGTCTGACACAGTCGGCATGCAGAATGCAATGGAGCCCCTACACCGCGTGCTAACGCGCCTTTGTTTGCCAGGCCCGAGCGGCACAGCTGCTCACGTGCTCACGTTAGCCCTTGTGCACTCAGCAGCTGTGCTCCAGTAATCTGCTGGCATGTGCGAATACTGCACCGGCTATTCATCAGCGATGCCCACTACGGTCATGTCGTCCCCCAATTGTCTTTATTCAGCGCTGTTTTTCTCCAGTCATAAAGGAAATCGGGAGCCTTTGGTTGCTCGAATACAGTCCTCGTGCCTTTTCGACTGAGTTTTGTTTAGCTGAGT
Proteins encoded in this window:
- the arid5b gene encoding AT-rich interactive domain-containing protein 5B; its protein translation is MELNSLMWVGSPCGLHGPYIFYKAFRFNLEGKPRILSLGDFFFVRCKPEDPICIAELQLLWEERTTKQLLSSSKLYFLPEDTPQGRTVSHGEDEVIAVSEKVIVKLEDLVKWTVWDTSCWTKGLRAVPLKASMLKELSRTGQRETLHRYRESTLNSGLNFKDVLREKAELGDDREERRVLVLSYPQYCRYRSIVARLRERPAALLTDHVVLALGGIVSLTGSTQILYCRDTFEHPTLLENESVCDEFAPNLKGRPRKKKLSISQRRDSQGQGGCTKEPSGMEPKVPTKAKADTKMVVAKPKGSGGCKKATAEDKAKDEAGEECRAEEQAFLVALYKYMKERKTPIERIPYLGFKQINLWTMFQAAQKLGGYELITARRQWKNVYDELGGNPGSTSAATCTRRHYERLILPYERYTKGEEDKPLPPIKPRKQEAGSQEGGTKTKVPATKRPKDDQNPKGRNEKDGTAKVSEPGVEDVEDKEQPQEEGLAKQATQRPQLPVQREAEVRSPAAEDGGDVPLVIKEEEEKPALQKASWDGGPHEPVHRSKHASLPQDGTPLKSEDSEVFPVAASMPLRHSNPRPHAQDQWQHGTPEYKAPAHTLGNTEQAATNDSQNHVGMVLPTPKQRPPQPISVPEVPTERAELPTKEETFSYHPLLYPRGNPGIMSPLAKKKMLSQVSGTSMPSSFPYGPPPPLVNKKVSSRSTEETAAGQLGPEVPPTANEANVVIKRPSVIQHAQSFKPRGSEDKKPSVEPTQREVGGEGESYPSEHPQNQPLHQPQPSTTAESYMTRANSHSSMEKSVQIPRPGQAPSFLSDFYSSPHLHSLYRQTEHHLSKEQLSKYLNRETYPRDCETAHGFSQNQHPDSGSLTYCARLNQKEKGPPIERVTEEQPTDLSLPKPTPHKLPHSTSSLCGLQHSMMQQDVKSTPLFQAGNNQSSTLDYHPRACRVPPMTVSTPKKVVEPPSKAHNVRGEETMSFKIEEMARPILSSKSSPQNVGAARPLKRSLEELENGHTEKKIRAVTPMHCSTPRDVVVKVRTPEPDNESMKPAEPAHAVHINSYVAEGHKFPLHSPIFPGLYPGAFVSQVQDMCDSLSPHVPPGYSHPLQYLKNQSVLSPLMPPFAIHSIMMQRQLLAQAANPAHLYRHPMGTSYGDILHHGLYPMSALNPQAPFSPPQLSSVHPSTKLS